One genomic window of Geodermatophilus sp. DSM 44513 includes the following:
- the phoU gene encoding phosphate signaling complex protein PhoU yields the protein MRQHYHEELDDINNCLVEMANTVGSAMSKATTSLLDADIELANLVIEGDEGIDARRENIEQRCFTLLARQAPVATDLRTITAAMRMISDLERMGDLAVHVAKLARMRFPEHTVPQELRPLFLEAGHVAESLVAQTATVIAKLDVEAAAALEADDDLMDQLHRQLFSELLSTDWPHGMEAAIDITLLGRYYERFADHAVSVARRVVYLVTGEREMYAVSD from the coding sequence GTGCGTCAGCACTACCACGAGGAACTCGACGACATCAACAACTGCCTGGTCGAGATGGCGAACACGGTCGGGTCGGCCATGAGCAAGGCGACGACCTCGCTGCTGGACGCCGACATCGAGCTGGCGAACCTGGTGATCGAGGGCGACGAGGGCATCGACGCCCGCCGGGAGAACATCGAGCAGCGCTGCTTCACCCTGCTGGCCCGCCAGGCCCCGGTCGCCACGGACCTGCGCACCATCACCGCGGCGATGCGGATGATCAGCGACCTGGAGCGGATGGGCGACCTCGCCGTCCACGTCGCCAAGCTGGCCCGCATGCGCTTCCCGGAGCACACCGTGCCCCAGGAGCTGCGCCCGCTGTTCCTCGAGGCCGGGCACGTCGCCGAGAGCCTGGTGGCCCAGACCGCGACCGTCATCGCCAAGCTCGACGTCGAGGCCGCCGCCGCGCTCGAGGCCGACGACGACCTGATGGACCAGCTGCACCGGCAGCTGTTCAGCGAGCTGCTCAGCACCGACTGGCCGCACGGCATGGAGGCGGCCATCGACATCACCCTGCTGGGCCGCTACTACGAGCGGTTCGCCGACCACGCGGTCAGCGTCGCCCGCCGGGTGGTCTACCTGGTCACCGGCGAGCGGGAGATGTACGCGGTGTCTGATTGA
- a CDS encoding YbjN domain-containing protein: protein MSGPGDAVGRERTVQELDAVVEQTLRDSELVYDHPAPGRWLVDLPGTNKLKTVCGLVVGAHALRVEAFVCRQPDENREQLWTYLLQHNARTYGVAYSIDRVGDVYLTGRLPHAAVTPEELDRLLGAVLSYADDHFNTMLEIGFGTSIRREWEWREKRGESLRNLAAFAGFVEADRRARGTGDPDDGA, encoded by the coding sequence GTGAGCGGACCGGGGGACGCCGTGGGCCGCGAGCGGACCGTCCAGGAGCTCGACGCGGTCGTCGAGCAGACCCTGCGGGACAGCGAGCTGGTGTACGACCACCCCGCGCCGGGCCGGTGGCTGGTCGACCTGCCCGGCACGAACAAGCTCAAGACCGTCTGCGGACTGGTCGTCGGCGCGCACGCCCTGCGGGTGGAGGCCTTCGTGTGCCGGCAGCCCGACGAGAACCGCGAGCAGCTGTGGACCTACCTCCTGCAGCACAACGCGCGCACCTACGGCGTCGCCTACTCCATCGACCGCGTCGGGGACGTCTACCTGACCGGGCGCCTGCCGCACGCCGCGGTCACCCCCGAGGAGCTCGACCGGCTGCTCGGCGCGGTCCTCAGCTACGCCGACGACCACTTCAACACGATGCTGGAGATCGGTTTCGGGACGTCGATCCGGCGGGAGTGGGAGTGGCGGGAGAAGCGCGGGGAGTCCCTGCGCAACCTGGCGGCCTTCGCCGGGTTCGTCGAGGCCGACCGTCGGGCCCGCGGCACCGGCGACCCGGACGACGGGGCGTGA
- a CDS encoding bifunctional 2-polyprenyl-6-hydroxyphenol methylase/3-demethylubiquinol 3-O-methyltransferase UbiG yields MTEPVRWTAEDTEDVVCCLCRVPGTLVHDLAPFGVVRCPQCALVFISPRLRPEALQRLYDDAGYFEGGVYDAGVRAEGLSPAMLLQRTWTAGRLALVDRERGLPAGGRLLEVGAGYGLFLAAARDAGWATSGVELSRTGAKHAQDALGLDVFRGQLEDAPLEPGFDVVCAWDTAEHVPDPVSFWRAVRSLVADDGIVVFSTPYVDSLPARLLGTRWWTLKPAEHIWHFTPRTHALLLARAGLALTRVVRNPLAPANAGRLDSLVGVARPIPATP; encoded by the coding sequence GTGACGGAGCCCGTGCGGTGGACGGCCGAGGACACCGAGGACGTCGTCTGCTGCCTGTGCCGGGTGCCCGGCACGCTGGTGCACGACCTCGCCCCGTTCGGGGTGGTCCGCTGCCCGCAGTGCGCGCTGGTGTTCATCAGCCCGCGGTTGCGCCCAGAGGCGCTGCAGCGGCTCTACGACGACGCCGGCTACTTCGAGGGCGGCGTCTACGACGCCGGCGTCCGCGCCGAGGGCCTCTCCCCCGCCATGCTACTGCAGCGGACCTGGACGGCCGGCCGGCTGGCGCTCGTCGACCGCGAGCGCGGCCTCCCCGCGGGCGGGCGGCTGCTCGAGGTCGGCGCCGGCTACGGCCTGTTCCTGGCCGCCGCCCGGGACGCCGGCTGGGCGACCTCCGGCGTGGAGCTCTCCCGCACCGGGGCGAAACACGCGCAGGACGCCCTGGGCCTGGACGTGTTCCGCGGCCAGCTGGAGGACGCGCCGCTGGAGCCGGGCTTCGACGTGGTGTGCGCCTGGGACACCGCCGAGCACGTGCCCGACCCCGTGTCCTTCTGGCGGGCGGTGCGCTCGCTGGTCGCCGACGACGGGATCGTGGTGTTCTCCACGCCCTACGTGGACTCGCTGCCGGCCCGGCTGCTGGGCACCCGCTGGTGGACGCTCAAGCCGGCCGAGCACATCTGGCACTTCACCCCGCGCACCCACGCGCTGCTGCTCGCGCGGGCCGGGCTGGCGCTCACCCGGGTGGTCCGCAACCCGCTCGCCCCGGCGAACGCCGGCCGGCTGGACTCCCTCGTCGGCGTCGCCCGCCCCATCCCCGCGACGCCGTGA
- a CDS encoding MFS transporter, protein MTATERSLPEAAEERSGHPRRWWVLATMTVCLLVVIMGNTTLNVAIPTLQRELGASQAQLQWAIDAYILVFAGLLFSWGVIGDRIGRRRVLLIGLSVFTAASLLGAFSDSPGELIAWRAVMGVGGAAVQPTTLAVITNVFPPRERGRAIGVWAGTAGIAIAGGPLASGAVLEHFWWGAIFLITVPVAVLGIVATLLVVPESRDPSPGRLDVPGVLLSIVALAGLVYGIIHGGSGAGWTSAGVLVPLLGGAGLLVLFVWLQRRSAHPALDVTLFANPAFSAAAAALGLNFFALMGATFYLVYYLQGVLGYGPLASGATLIPVALGMSLMAPQSSRLAERFGPKAVVGGGFLLIASSFAGFQLLDRVSPLWLMVAILTVQGLGMGAVMAPTTESIMSVVPRHKAGAGAAVNNSVRQVGGALGVAILGSLLSAAYAAQLGDAVDVLPAAARGEADSSIVATLGAVERLAASGEDGSAVAAAALADRAADAFVSAMHLTAVGTASAAVLAAVVVFTWLPGRRRPLDTPPT, encoded by the coding sequence GTGACGGCGACCGAACGGTCGCTCCCCGAGGCCGCCGAGGAGCGGTCCGGCCACCCCCGCCGCTGGTGGGTGCTGGCCACCATGACGGTCTGCCTGCTCGTGGTGATCATGGGCAACACGACGCTCAACGTGGCCATCCCCACCCTGCAGCGCGAGCTGGGCGCCAGCCAGGCGCAGCTGCAGTGGGCGATCGACGCCTACATCCTCGTCTTCGCCGGGCTGCTGTTCTCCTGGGGCGTCATCGGCGACCGCATCGGCCGGCGCCGGGTGCTGCTCATCGGACTGTCGGTGTTCACCGCGGCCTCGCTGCTGGGCGCGTTCAGCGACAGCCCCGGTGAGCTGATCGCCTGGCGGGCGGTCATGGGGGTCGGTGGGGCGGCGGTGCAGCCGACCACGCTGGCCGTCATCACCAACGTGTTCCCGCCGCGGGAGCGTGGCCGGGCGATCGGAGTGTGGGCGGGCACCGCCGGAATCGCCATCGCCGGTGGCCCACTGGCCAGCGGCGCGGTGCTCGAGCACTTCTGGTGGGGCGCCATCTTCCTCATCACCGTGCCGGTGGCCGTCCTCGGCATCGTCGCGACGCTGCTGGTCGTCCCCGAGTCCCGCGACCCCTCGCCCGGGCGGCTGGACGTGCCCGGCGTGCTGCTGTCGATCGTGGCGCTGGCCGGGCTGGTCTACGGGATCATCCACGGCGGCTCCGGGGCCGGGTGGACCTCGGCCGGGGTCCTCGTGCCGCTGCTGGGCGGGGCGGGCCTGCTGGTGCTGTTCGTCTGGCTGCAGCGCCGCTCGGCCCACCCGGCCCTGGACGTCACGCTGTTCGCGAACCCCGCCTTCTCCGCCGCCGCGGCCGCGCTCGGGCTGAACTTCTTCGCGCTCATGGGCGCCACGTTCTACCTCGTCTACTACCTGCAGGGGGTGCTCGGCTACGGCCCACTGGCCAGCGGCGCGACGCTCATCCCGGTGGCGCTGGGCATGTCGCTGATGGCGCCGCAGAGCTCTCGGCTGGCCGAGCGCTTCGGGCCAAAGGCCGTCGTCGGCGGCGGTTTCCTGCTCATCGCGTCGTCGTTCGCGGGCTTCCAGCTGCTGGACCGGGTCTCCCCGCTGTGGCTGATGGTCGCCATCCTGACGGTGCAGGGCCTCGGCATGGGCGCGGTGATGGCGCCGACGACGGAGTCGATCATGTCGGTGGTGCCGCGGCACAAGGCCGGCGCCGGCGCGGCGGTCAACAACTCGGTCCGGCAGGTGGGCGGCGCGCTGGGGGTGGCCATCCTCGGCTCGCTGCTGTCCGCGGCCTACGCCGCCCAGCTGGGCGACGCGGTGGACGTGCTGCCGGCGGCGGCGCGCGGTGAGGCCGACTCCTCGATCGTGGCCACCCTCGGTGCCGTCGAGCGGCTGGCCGCCAGCGGGGAGGACGGGTCCGCGGTGGCCGCGGCTGCGCTGGCCGACCGGGCCGCGGACGCGTTCGTCTCGGCCATGCACCTGACCGCCGTGGGCACCGCGTCGGCCGCGGTGCTGGCGGCGGTGGTGGTGTTCACCTGGCTCCCCGGGCGGCGCCGCCCGCTGGACACGCCACCGACCTGA
- a CDS encoding DUF3072 domain-containing protein yields MSEPTANEDRSAEKDPSDWVTGDEPATGAQKSYLHTLARQAGEDVPDDITKADASIKIDELQDETGRGQ; encoded by the coding sequence ATGAGCGAGCCCACCGCGAACGAGGACCGCAGCGCCGAGAAGGACCCGTCGGACTGGGTGACCGGCGACGAGCCCGCCACCGGCGCGCAGAAGAGCTACCTGCACACCCTGGCCCGCCAGGCCGGCGAGGACGTGCCGGACGACATCACCAAGGCCGACGCGTCGATCAAGATCGACGAGTTGCAGGACGAGACCGGCCGGGGCCAGTAG
- a CDS encoding response regulator transcription factor, translated as MTRVLVVEDEESFSDALSYMLRKEGFDPVVAGTGPEALAEFDRGGADIVLLDLMLPGLPGTEVCRALRSRSGVPIIMLTAKDAEVDKVVGLELGADDYVTKPYSARELVARIRAVLRRRGDVEAPAESALEAGPVRMDVERHVVSVDGEPIALPLKEFDLLELLLRNAGRVLTRVQLIDRVWGSDYVGDTKTLDVHVKRLRAKIEPDPANPKYLVTVRGLGYKLEA; from the coding sequence ATGACCCGAGTGCTGGTCGTGGAGGACGAGGAGTCCTTCTCCGACGCGCTGTCCTACATGCTGCGGAAGGAGGGGTTCGACCCGGTCGTCGCCGGCACCGGGCCGGAGGCCCTCGCGGAGTTCGACCGGGGTGGTGCCGACATCGTCCTGCTGGACCTCATGCTGCCGGGTCTGCCCGGGACCGAGGTTTGCCGCGCCCTGCGCTCCCGCAGCGGCGTGCCGATCATCATGCTGACCGCCAAGGACGCCGAGGTCGACAAGGTGGTCGGCCTGGAGCTCGGCGCCGACGACTACGTGACCAAGCCGTACTCGGCCCGCGAGCTGGTCGCTCGCATCCGTGCGGTGCTGCGCCGCCGCGGTGACGTCGAGGCGCCGGCGGAGTCGGCCCTGGAGGCCGGCCCGGTGCGCATGGACGTCGAGCGGCACGTCGTCTCGGTCGACGGCGAGCCGATCGCGCTGCCGCTCAAGGAGTTCGACCTGCTCGAACTCCTGCTGCGCAACGCCGGCCGGGTGCTCACCCGCGTCCAGCTCATCGACCGGGTGTGGGGGTCGGACTACGTCGGCGACACCAAGACCCTCGACGTCCACGTCAAGCGGCTGCGGGCCAAGATCGAACCCGACCCGGCCAACCCCAAGTACCTGGTGACCGTGCGCGGGCTGGGCTACAAGCTGGAGGCCTGA
- a CDS encoding SDR family oxidoreductase: MPGSAPHPASAPRDLPGAGRTAVVTGASSGIGAATATRLAAEGFDVVLGARRLDRLTELAAAIGARALPLDVTDPDSVAAFTGALDRVDVLVNNAGGAFDASPVAEADLDSWARTYEVNVLGTVRMTRALLPKLVASGAGDLLFVGSTAGLISYEGGASYTAAKHGVHTLAETLRLELYDQPVRVVEIAPGMVKTEEFTLNRVRDRDRAEAVYRGVRAPLVAEDVADCIAWALTRPHHVNVDLLVVRPRAQAAQHKVHRE, encoded by the coding sequence ATGCCCGGCTCAGCACCCCATCCTGCCTCCGCCCCCCGGGACCTGCCCGGCGCGGGGCGCACCGCCGTCGTCACCGGCGCCTCCAGCGGCATCGGCGCGGCCACCGCGACCCGCCTGGCCGCCGAGGGCTTCGACGTCGTCCTCGGCGCGCGCCGCCTGGACCGGCTGACCGAGCTGGCCGCGGCCATCGGCGCCCGCGCGCTGCCGCTGGACGTCACCGACCCGGACTCCGTGGCCGCCTTCACCGGCGCCCTGGACCGGGTGGACGTGCTGGTCAACAACGCCGGCGGCGCGTTCGACGCCAGCCCCGTGGCCGAGGCCGACCTGGACTCCTGGGCGCGCACCTACGAGGTCAACGTGCTGGGCACCGTCCGGATGACCCGGGCGCTGCTGCCGAAGCTGGTCGCCTCGGGCGCCGGCGACCTGCTGTTCGTCGGCTCGACCGCGGGGCTGATCAGCTACGAGGGCGGCGCCTCCTACACCGCGGCCAAGCACGGCGTGCACACGCTGGCCGAGACGCTGCGGCTGGAGCTGTACGACCAGCCGGTGCGGGTGGTGGAGATCGCCCCCGGGATGGTCAAGACCGAGGAGTTCACCCTCAACCGGGTGCGCGACCGGGACCGGGCCGAGGCGGTCTACCGCGGCGTGCGCGCTCCGCTGGTCGCCGAGGACGTCGCCGACTGCATCGCCTGGGCGCTGACCCGCCCGCACCACGTCAACGTCGACCTGCTCGTCGTCCGCCCCCGCGCACAGGCCGCCCAGCACAAGGTGCACCGCGAGTAG
- a CDS encoding phosphoglyceromutase, protein MTHTLVLLRHGESEWNKANLFTGWVDVPLSEKGRGEAARGGELLAEHGLLPDVLHTSVLKRAITTAELALAAADRQWIPVSRSWRLNERHYGALQGKDKAQTLAEYGEEQFTTWRRSYSTPPPPIDPGSEYSQDGDARYAVLPPEVRPRTECLADVVVRMLPYWYDAVVPDLRAGRTVLVAAHGNSLRALVKHLDGMGEDEVVGLNIPTGVPLRYDLDDDLRPTNPGGEYLDPEAAAAAIEAVKNQGKR, encoded by the coding sequence GTGACGCACACCCTGGTGCTGCTCCGCCACGGCGAGAGCGAGTGGAACAAGGCCAACCTGTTCACCGGCTGGGTGGACGTGCCGCTGTCGGAGAAGGGCCGCGGCGAGGCTGCGCGTGGTGGCGAGCTGCTCGCCGAGCACGGGCTGCTGCCCGACGTGCTGCACACCTCGGTGCTCAAGCGGGCCATCACCACCGCGGAGCTGGCGCTGGCCGCCGCGGACCGGCAGTGGATCCCGGTGTCGCGCTCCTGGCGGCTCAACGAGCGGCACTACGGCGCGCTGCAGGGCAAGGACAAGGCCCAGACGCTGGCCGAGTACGGCGAGGAGCAGTTCACCACCTGGCGGCGGTCGTACAGCACCCCGCCGCCGCCCATCGACCCGGGCAGCGAGTACTCCCAGGACGGCGACGCCCGCTACGCGGTGCTGCCCCCGGAGGTGCGCCCGCGGACGGAGTGCCTGGCCGACGTCGTCGTCCGGATGCTGCCGTACTGGTACGACGCCGTCGTCCCGGACCTGCGGGCCGGCCGGACCGTGCTCGTCGCCGCCCACGGCAACAGCCTGCGGGCGCTGGTGAAGCACCTGGACGGCATGGGGGAGGACGAGGTCGTGGGGCTGAACATCCCCACCGGCGTCCCGCTGCGCTACGACCTGGACGACGACCTGCGCCCGACCAACCCCGGCGGGGAGTACCTCGACCCCGAGGCCGCAGCCGCCGCCATCGAGGCGGTCAAGAACCAGGGCAAGCGCTGA
- the mshA gene encoding D-inositol-3-phosphate glycosyltransferase, which produces MAARRRPRSAVPRRVATLSVHTSPLDQPGAGDAGGMNVYVVEVSRRLAERGIAVDVFTRATSSDLPPVVEMSPGVTVRHVSAGPFEGLGKEELPAQLCAFTAAVLREEAQHEPGHYGVVHSHYWLSGQVGWLARDRWSVPLIHTAHTLAKVKNAALATGDRPEPRARVIGEEQVVAEADRLVANTVDEARQLVEHYGADPRRTLVVPPGVDLDRFTPGDRGAARRRLGIAADAVVMLFVGRIQPLKAPDLLLEAAARLLADDPTLRGRLQVHVVGAPSGTGLEAPRRLEQLAAGLGISDLVRLLPPVHAELLAEHYRAADVAVVPSHNESFGLVALEAQACGTPVVAAAVGGLRTAVRDGVSGVLVPGRDPADYAAAVRSVLARRELLSAGARRHAGAFSWERTVDSLVAAYTAAAEEMALTSREPSLGTLRRPAWGLGPVRSPAAQVAR; this is translated from the coding sequence GTGGCCGCACGCCGGCGTCCCCGCTCGGCCGTGCCCCGGCGGGTGGCCACGCTGTCGGTGCACACCAGTCCGCTGGACCAGCCCGGTGCCGGTGACGCCGGGGGCATGAACGTCTACGTCGTCGAGGTGTCCCGCCGGCTGGCCGAGCGCGGCATCGCCGTCGACGTGTTCACCCGGGCCACCTCCAGCGACCTGCCTCCGGTGGTGGAGATGAGCCCCGGGGTGACGGTGCGCCACGTCAGCGCCGGCCCGTTCGAGGGGCTGGGCAAGGAGGAGCTGCCCGCCCAGCTGTGCGCCTTCACCGCCGCCGTCCTGCGCGAGGAGGCCCAGCACGAGCCGGGCCACTACGGCGTCGTGCACTCCCACTACTGGCTGTCCGGCCAGGTCGGCTGGCTGGCCCGGGACCGGTGGAGCGTGCCGCTCATCCACACCGCGCACACCCTGGCCAAGGTCAAGAACGCCGCGCTGGCCACCGGTGACCGGCCCGAGCCGCGGGCCCGGGTGATCGGCGAGGAGCAGGTGGTCGCCGAGGCCGACCGGCTGGTCGCCAACACCGTCGACGAGGCCCGCCAGCTGGTCGAGCACTACGGCGCCGACCCGCGGCGCACGCTGGTCGTCCCGCCCGGCGTCGACCTCGACCGGTTCACCCCCGGCGACCGGGGGGCGGCCCGCCGCCGGCTGGGCATCGCCGCGGACGCCGTCGTGATGTTGTTCGTCGGCCGCATCCAGCCGCTCAAGGCCCCGGACCTGCTGCTCGAGGCGGCCGCGCGGCTGCTCGCCGACGACCCCACCCTGCGCGGCCGGCTGCAGGTGCACGTCGTCGGCGCCCCCAGCGGCACCGGCCTGGAGGCCCCCCGCCGGCTGGAGCAGCTGGCCGCCGGGCTGGGCATCAGCGACCTGGTCCGCCTGCTGCCGCCGGTGCACGCCGAGCTGCTCGCCGAGCACTACCGCGCGGCCGACGTCGCCGTCGTCCCCAGCCACAACGAGTCCTTCGGCCTGGTGGCCCTGGAGGCCCAGGCCTGCGGGACACCGGTGGTCGCCGCGGCCGTCGGCGGGCTGCGCACCGCCGTCCGGGACGGCGTCTCCGGCGTGCTGGTGCCCGGCCGCGACCCGGCCGACTACGCCGCCGCCGTCCGGTCGGTGCTGGCCCGCCGCGAGCTGCTGTCGGCCGGCGCCCGGCGGCACGCGGGCGCCTTCTCCTGGGAGCGCACCGTCGACAGCCTGGTCGCGGCCTACACCGCCGCCGCCGAGGAGATGGCCCTGACATCCCGGGAGCCGTCCCTGGGCACCCTGCGCCGTCCGGCGTGGGGGCTGGGTCCGGTGCGGTCCCCCGCCGCGCAGGTGGCCCGGTGA
- a CDS encoding ATP-binding protein, whose protein sequence is MSSSVALLAGLVVGLVGGVLVAALLHRSRRPDPQDAPPADGAAPEAVLARRLLDLIDPAVVLLDPGDVVLLANPAARSLGIVRETRLLVPELLELARTVRDGGRRRAEVSLPSSVVGGGPRQLGVLGVRLERAAGSPGPVALVLQDVTEARRVEAVRRDFVANVGHELKTPVGALSLLAEAVEDAADDPPTVRRFASRMTHEADRLARLVRELIDLSRLQGGEPLPELVPLEVDTVIAEAVDRTKLAATAKQIAIVAGGERGLVVKGVESQLATAVTNLLANAVAYSPEHTRIAVGARARAGLVEITVTDSGIGIPREDRSRVFERFYRVDQSRASRTGGTGLGLAIVKHVATNHGGSVSVWSEEGLGSTFTLRIPLADRAATPPPPGDAPDEHDLAGGPTAAHAPKGRS, encoded by the coding sequence GTGAGCTCGTCGGTCGCCCTGCTGGCCGGCCTGGTCGTCGGCCTGGTCGGTGGCGTCCTGGTCGCCGCGCTGCTGCACCGGTCCCGGCGTCCCGACCCCCAGGACGCCCCTCCGGCCGACGGCGCGGCCCCCGAGGCGGTCCTGGCCCGGCGGCTGCTCGACCTCATCGACCCCGCCGTCGTCCTGCTCGACCCCGGTGACGTCGTCCTGCTGGCCAACCCGGCGGCACGCTCCCTGGGCATCGTGCGCGAGACCCGGCTGCTGGTCCCCGAGCTGCTGGAGCTGGCCCGCACGGTGCGCGACGGCGGGCGCCGCCGCGCCGAGGTGAGCCTGCCGAGCTCGGTCGTCGGCGGGGGTCCGCGCCAGCTCGGGGTGCTCGGCGTCCGCCTCGAGCGCGCTGCCGGGTCACCCGGCCCGGTGGCGCTGGTGCTGCAGGACGTGACCGAGGCCCGGCGGGTCGAGGCGGTCCGCCGCGACTTCGTCGCCAACGTCGGGCACGAGCTCAAGACGCCGGTGGGAGCCCTGTCGCTGCTCGCCGAGGCGGTGGAGGACGCCGCCGACGACCCCCCGACCGTGCGCCGGTTCGCCTCCCGGATGACCCACGAGGCCGACCGGCTGGCCCGCCTGGTCCGCGAGCTCATCGACCTGTCCCGCCTGCAGGGTGGTGAGCCGCTGCCGGAGCTCGTGCCGCTCGAGGTGGACACGGTCATCGCCGAGGCGGTCGACCGCACCAAGCTGGCCGCGACCGCCAAGCAGATCGCCATCGTCGCCGGCGGCGAGCGGGGGCTGGTCGTGAAGGGCGTGGAGTCGCAGCTGGCCACCGCGGTCACCAATCTGCTGGCCAACGCCGTCGCCTACAGCCCCGAGCACACCCGCATCGCCGTCGGCGCCCGCGCCCGCGCCGGGCTCGTGGAGATCACCGTCACCGACAGCGGCATCGGCATCCCCCGCGAGGACCGGTCGCGCGTCTTCGAGCGCTTCTACCGGGTCGACCAGTCCCGGGCCAGCCGCACCGGTGGCACCGGACTCGGGCTGGCGATCGTGAAGCACGTCGCCACGAACCACGGCGGCTCGGTGAGCGTGTGGAGCGAGGAGGGGCTCGGCTCCACCTTCACCCTGCGGATCCCGCTGGCCGACCGCGCTGCGACCCCTCCACCTCCCGGCGACGCGCCGGACGAGCACGACCTCGCCGGCGGCCCGACCGCCGCACACGCCCCGAAGGGACGGTCATGA
- a CDS encoding helix-turn-helix domain-containing protein, whose product MATPDRPVVVSTLVADGLVGSFGLGVAAEVFAYDRRHLGLPLFDFAPVTEHPGVVRTDTGLAMTVEHGLDRLVASDVVTVTAWERLDRAPSPAVLDALRAAHARGAVVVSQCSGAFVLAATGLLDGLRATTHWRYTGELAARHPAVRVDPAVLYVDNGRLVTGAGTAAGVDTLLHLVRREWGAAAANALAREMVVPPHRDGGQAQFIDAPVARVQDDLLGAVLEWAQAHLADDLSVELLARRALMSPRTFARRFRATTGTTPHAWLLTQRLAAAEALLEGSDAPVEEVARLVGFGTAAGFREQFARRRGVSPRAYRQTFRRAATAPRGDDDRAA is encoded by the coding sequence ATGGCCACGCCCGACCGCCCCGTCGTCGTCAGCACCCTGGTCGCCGACGGGCTGGTCGGCAGCTTCGGCCTCGGCGTGGCCGCGGAGGTCTTCGCCTACGACCGCCGGCACCTCGGGCTGCCGCTGTTCGACTTCGCGCCGGTCACCGAGCACCCGGGCGTCGTCCGCACGGACACCGGGCTGGCGATGACCGTCGAGCACGGCCTCGACCGGCTGGTCGCCTCCGACGTCGTCACGGTCACCGCCTGGGAGCGGCTGGACCGGGCGCCCTCGCCGGCGGTGCTCGACGCGCTGCGCGCCGCGCACGCGCGCGGGGCCGTGGTCGTCAGCCAGTGCTCGGGCGCGTTCGTGCTGGCCGCCACCGGCCTGCTCGACGGGCTCCGGGCCACCACGCACTGGCGGTACACCGGTGAGCTGGCCGCCCGCCACCCCGCCGTCCGGGTCGACCCCGCGGTGCTCTACGTCGACAACGGCCGGCTCGTCACCGGCGCGGGGACGGCGGCCGGCGTGGACACCCTGCTGCACCTGGTGCGCCGCGAGTGGGGCGCCGCGGCGGCCAACGCGCTGGCTCGGGAGATGGTGGTGCCGCCGCACCGCGACGGCGGGCAGGCGCAGTTCATCGACGCCCCGGTGGCCCGGGTGCAGGACGACCTGCTCGGCGCGGTGCTGGAGTGGGCGCAGGCCCACCTCGCCGACGACCTCTCCGTCGAGCTGCTCGCCCGGCGGGCCCTGATGAGCCCGCGCACCTTCGCCCGGCGGTTCAGGGCGACCACCGGGACGACGCCGCACGCCTGGCTGCTCACCCAGCGGCTCGCCGCCGCCGAGGCGCTGCTGGAGGGCAGCGACGCCCCGGTCGAGGAGGTCGCCCGGCTGGTCGGCTTCGGCACCGCGGCCGGGTTCCGCGAGCAGTTCGCCCGCCGCCGCGGTGTCTCACCGCGGGCCTACCGGCAGACCTTCCGCCGCGCGGCGACCGCCCCGCGGGGGGACGACGACCGCGCCGCCTGA